In Tepidimonas taiwanensis, the following are encoded in one genomic region:
- a CDS encoding arsenate reductase ArsC: MATPIHVLFLCTHNSARSILAEALLNHLGRGRFVAHSAGSQPRPNQQPNPLGLEVLREVGIPTEGLRSKSWDVFAAPGAPVMDLIITVCDNAAGEVCPVWPGHPATAHWGYPDPSAGDAPDAVKREAFRAVRDALTRRLQALVQRCPDPADMASLQRLARTLAEEGV; this comes from the coding sequence ATGGCCACACCGATCCACGTGCTCTTCTTGTGCACCCACAACTCGGCGCGCAGCATTCTGGCCGAGGCGCTGTTGAACCACTTGGGGCGCGGGCGCTTCGTCGCCCACTCGGCCGGCAGCCAGCCGCGCCCGAACCAGCAGCCCAACCCGCTCGGGCTCGAGGTGTTGCGGGAGGTGGGCATTCCCACCGAGGGGTTGCGCAGCAAATCGTGGGACGTCTTTGCCGCGCCCGGCGCGCCGGTGATGGACCTGATCATCACCGTGTGCGACAACGCCGCCGGCGAGGTGTGTCCGGTCTGGCCCGGGCACCCCGCGACGGCGCACTGGGGCTATCCGGATCCGTCCGCGGGGGATGCCCCTGACGCGGTCAAGCGCGAGGCGTTCCGCGCCGTGCGCGACGCGCTCACGCGCCGCCTGCAGGCGCTGGTGCAGCGCTGCCCGGACCCGGCGGACATGGCGAGCCTGCAACGGCTGGCGCGGACTTTGGCGGAGGAAGGCGTATGA